CAGCCCGATCCGGGGCTGGCCGGCCGCGCCGGGGTAGGCGCCGTAGATCCGCTCCAGTTCCGCCCTGCCCCGGGGGGCGAGCCGCTCGAAGAGGGCGTCCAGCAGGGCGTTGCTCACGGCCGCCGAGTACGGGTCGAAGGCCTGCCCGGACAGGGTCGTCAGCAGGTTGCGGATGGCGCCGCGCAGCACGCCCCGCCAGAAGTCGCCCGTGGCCAGGCCGCGCAGGCGCTGCTTCTGGGGCAGGTTCTCGTAGCGTTCGGCCTCGGTCGCGACCGCCTCGGGCGTGCCCTCCGCGACGCCGGTCGCGATCACGGCGAGGCCGGTGAAGAGCCGCGGGAAGGCGAACGAGCCGCCCGTGCCCTGCCAGGTGCTGAGCCGCCCGGCGACCTCGACCAGGGCCTCGGTCACGGCCGAACGGGCGCCGGGCTCCGGGTCCGCGCGGTCCGCGTACACCGGGGACGCGCAGTCCAGGTGGATCACCGGCACCTTGGCGGCGAAACGGTCCCGCACGGCGCGCAGCAGCCGGCCCTTGCCCATGCCCGGGCCGCCGGTGAGCAGCACCACGGGGAGGTCGGGGCCGTACAGCGGGTCCTTGCCGGCACCCGACGGAGCCCGGCCGAACAGACGAGCGAAGAAGCCCTCCTCGTCGAGGAGTTTCTCGAAGCCCAGTTCTTCACACACGGACCCCCCATGGAGTGCCTGCCCGCCCGCGGGCGGGTGACCGGTGACCGATGTGCCAGAAAAGATCCAGTGGAACACGGAACCATCCGGTCGACAACGGTGGCCGCACGGAAGGAAGTTGCGAAAACCGGGCCTACGACTGCCAGACCTGCCGACTGCCGGGCCTGCGACGGCCGGGCCTACGGCTGCCGGTCCGACGCCGGCCAGACGTAGGGAAGGTCGTCGGGGACGCCGGGGAAGAGCTCCGCGTACGTGGCGGGGTCCTTGCGGACCAGGGCGGAGCGGTGGCTGCGGTGGAAGCCGGCGTCGCCCAGCCAGGGCGGGAGTTCGCCCGCGGCGGCCAGCACGGACTGGTCGCGGACCGGGGCGTGCGGGCGGGCCGCGGCGAGGTCGGCGACCAGGGTGGCCGCGCAGCTGTCCTGGTGGCCCAGCTCCCGCCAGACGCGGCAGACCTCCAGGCCGTAGCGGACCAGCGCCTCCTCGTACCCGGCCCACATCCGTACGGCCGGGTGCCGGCGCCAGCCGTAGCCGGGCACGATCAGGCCCCGCAGGACCTGCAGCGCCTCGACCCGCTGCTTGCCGAGCCGCCGGCGGTCCAGGGCCAGGGCCGAGTCCCGGAAGCCGGGGTGCGGGAGGAAGGTCTGCACTCCGGTGGCCCCGGACCTCAGCGGGTCTCGCGGGTGCGGGCGGTGCGGCGGCTCAGGGCGAGGGCCAGGCCGATCATGGCGATGCCCAGGACGAAGTGGAGCCAGTCGTCCGCGGTGTTGAGGGGCACGAAG
This genomic stretch from Streptomyces sp. Go-475 harbors:
- a CDS encoding MSMEG_6728 family protein, yielding MQTFLPHPGFRDSALALDRRRLGKQRVEALQVLRGLIVPGYGWRRHPAVRMWAGYEEALVRYGLEVCRVWRELGHQDSCAATLVADLAAARPHAPVRDQSVLAAAGELPPWLGDAGFHRSHRSALVRKDPATYAELFPGVPDDLPYVWPASDRQP